TCCATCGAAGGTGTCTATGGCGCCCTTGCGGTCGAGACGCCCGAGCCGCCGCAGTTCGACGTCGGCGAGGTGGAAGCCGTCCATCGGCAGATGGACCGCACCGTCGACTCCGGCCGCGATCTGCTCGGCGAGCGTCGTCTTGCCCGCGCCCGGCGGGCCGGTGATGCCGAGGATCACCCGCCGACCGGTGCTGCGCAGCGCGTCGAGGCGGTCAGTCCAGGAGGGCATCGATCTCGGCGGCGAACCGATCGAGCCGCTCCTGTTCGCTGGGAATGCCGTGCAGCTCGTCGGCGGCGCGCTGCCAGCCCAGCCGCCACATCCGCGCCGCGACCCGGTCCCCCAGTCCCGCATACGGGTTGGCGAGCGTGTGCGGGAACGCCTTGCGGCCCTCCCGGTACGCGGTCACGAACCTGTGCGTCATAGCTGTCCACTCTGCTGCGCGAACAGACGCAAAGAGACCCGACACGCCGGGGAAGTTGAGCAATTTGCGCGTGCTCGGCAGCATGAGCGGGTGGCGGACATCCAGCAGACCGTCGACGCGGTGTGGCGCATGGAGGCCG
The window above is part of the Mycolicibacterium rutilum genome. Proteins encoded here:
- a CDS encoding ribosome modulation factor, with the translated sequence MTHRFVTAYREGRKAFPHTLANPYAGLGDRVAARMWRLGWQRAADELHGIPSEQERLDRFAAEIDALLD